ACATAATAAGTGTTGTGTTCTTTCCACTCACACATACACTCTCTTACAGTTTTACACGGAACTGTTTAACATGAAGACCATCTCTACAAAAAAGGTGAGTGCCAACATAGTGACTAGAACGAACCTGAGATGTGCTACCTACAGACTCATGAGAGCCTGCAAACCAGTGGGAATGATGTAACATAGAAGGTAATATGCTGACCACTAATATGTACCACCACATTGGTTTTGTTTATCTACTGATTCGTCATATTAGTTTTTTTTTTACACGCCCACTTGCCCAGAGGTTACAGTTAATGTTTCTCCATTTCTCAAGGTAGACACAGAAGCAGTGCACGAGCATTTGCGGCAAGATATGATACAAAAACAGAGTATAAGACAGAAAACATGGAATAACCGTCGCATTTCACAAATAAGAAAATAGCACAAGCTGATATGAGACAAGTACCTCTCACGCCTCGAGAGTTCAGTTGTCTTTCCAAGCTGAAACGTGCAAGCTTAGTTAGTTGGAGACATGTATGGCAATATTTTGTATCAATATGTAAAGATGATTTTAAAGCTCATAAAGAGTTCTCCACTTCACTTTTCATGAATGAAAATAGCTGGGCAACGCCATTTGTACAACAATATAGAAAAGGCAATGGAGGAAAAGACGAGGAAACACAATACTATCACCAGTGTGGCATGGTATTTTATGATATTTAGCTACCAGTAGTAAAGTCATAGATGCTTCTGACTGTAACACACTTACATCAGCTTCTTTGGCTTTTATATTCTTTGCTTTCACCAGGTTTGGATTTTCAATTTGAATAACACCTTCGGTTCCTTTATGTTTCTGGAATATTATAAACCGAATCAGATTGGTAGACAATGAATCATGCACATGAACATATACTTCCAGATGGATAAGTGCATACAACCTTCTCTTCACCGTCGTCTTCGGATTCTTCCTCTTCAGATTCTtctacctcttcctcttcctcttctgcttCAGCTACATTCTATATTAAAATATATAAATTGATGATCAGAAAGGAGTATATCATGATCACGTTTGCATTAAACGTAAACACTAAATCTATATGCACTTAAAAACTCTAGGTATTTTTCCCAAATGGTTATGGAATCGGCTGTAACAATTGCAAAAAAAATGCACAATCAGATTAAAAGAAGTTTATAATACAAGCACAACAATGGCATAGGTAACCTAATATTATGTTGATGAAATTAATTCAATTTCGGAAGGTGCAAACCTTCTTAAATGAGCGTGGACGCCCTGAAGTTCCAGAAGCTGCATTTAAAATATCAGATGTAAGTCAAAGCTACACACGAAAGAATAGCAAAAGTAAAATTGCCAAATACAAATGACTCAATAGTCACTGAGATGCAAACAAGTATATAAGAAGGCACCCAAAAAATGTTTTGTAGAGGTATGCAAACAAATTCAAATGTAGCATCTGTCCTGTATAATGCCTCGAAAACGCTTATTCGTCTGAGACTAGATAAATACATGGTGCTATTGATTTCTCACTGCTTTTAAACTTCACAAATAAACTTTTTTGTGAAGCTCTGATAAGAGTGAAAGTGAATGGAAACTCCATTAACAAATGAAGTTGTCCAGTCATGTGATGGAGAAAGCATCTAAACCTTAGGGGGAAAATACGCAAAATGTGTAGTCTATGAGCATCCAGACCAAACAAAAACGTTAACACTAAAGACGCACGGGATagatcaaagaacaccccatcgTCGACAACCCATAGCATCATGTAATCAAATCGCTTTATGTTAAGCCGTGCCTCCTAGTAAAACCAAGCATGTTGACGTCACCACGAGCTACCCTTATCCTACCGGAACACCGCAACCAAgcgaaagaagaagaagaaaagccTCCTCGTCGCGACATCAGATCAAGCAGTCGCCTTGACAACGGCGGCAGACAAAGCCGACGAGCTGGCACTGAATTTGACTACGACGGGAACGAACGGAATCGAGGAGGAGCGAGGGCTCAGTTCGTTACCGATCTCCTCCGGGGTGGAGAAGTTGCGGCGGCCGGTTGGCTTGCCCTTGAACTTGCCCCTGCccatggtggcggcggcggcggcggacgagggGAGAGGGAGCGAGGCGTGTGGAGGAGAGAGGGGACGGGAAGCGGGGGTCGCCTAGTCTGTACGCTGGATGGGAATCGGGAAACCCTACCGTCACGACCGCCTTTTTACAGTGGTGGGCTGGGATGGGAATGAGATTCAGTGCAGAAATGGCCAATTGGGGAATTCGGGGGTTGGGACTTTTGGGGTGGGACCCGGGTGCGACCGCTCCACGGGAGGAAAAAAGGGTTTGCGAAATGAAATAATAATACTTAAAAAGTCAGAAATGTTAAAAGTCTGATGGCGGATTTTTAGGCATGCCGGATTGAACGTTTTTCCATGACAGTTTATATTGACGTGAGGGTGACCAATTTAGTTTGCAAGTACAGTAATTTCCCTTTTTTTGCGGGGTTAGTACAGTAATTTCCCAGAAGATAAATTTCGAAAAACAAAGTCTTTCTCTTGTTTTGGTCTTTGCGGCTATTTGGGTGACCAGAAGGAGCCTGGCTATGACATTTTGTTTGATCCTTGTTCGACACTACATATCAAATTGTCTACGGATGGAACAGCAATGCAACACGCCTCACTGAATCTCGCATCGTAATAGGGATGGCACCATGAAATGACGTACGTGCAATAGTTCGGCGCGAGCAATGACTTTCAAGGGTGGCGGTGTCTCGGTCTAGGGCCTCTTACCATGTCGATTCCCTGGTGGGCCGGTATGAGGTCCCATAGGTCGGTTACATCTTGGGCCACGTAGGCGACCCATGGAGGATTATACGAAGACTCCAGAAGAGTTGATGTATAAGCCAAAGATATCGAGGTCGTGAAGGACTCTACCTCCACCGACGTAGCCAACTAGGAACTATAACCATAGAACCCCCGCTATGCTATATAAGTTGGGGGCCGGGCTCGTCGATAGACACATTACAATCCCTTGGTATTCACCtatactttgtacacaccccaaTCACAATATACACGAGCATGAGTAGGTATAATCTCCACCGTGAGAGCCTAAACCTGGTTAAAACCTTACTTCCTGTTACCATGCAACCCAATCACCTGGCTAAGATACCCTACCCAGGGATCTGCTGGATCTAGCTCTGACCGTAGGCTGGCATTCGCTGGGTTCAAAGCCTctgtaaaaaaatgtttttgtttTTCACGTGCCGAAGGGGAGTACGACCCAGGGTACAAGCGATATTGGTCGACATTCGTTCTGGGAGTCTCGAACGCATGTAAAGCACGAAGTACGAGTGCTGGTAAGACCACACGTTCTCATACTGTGTGTCGTCTTTCGTGCTAACACAACGATTTGGTGCAGATTTGATCGATTTTGTTTGGTTTGTTTCTTAATCTTTTTTCAACCATCCTTATCTCGTGAAATCCTACGGCCTAACCCTCTTATATACCGCTCCAAGGCCTTCCTTCTCACACATAACAAAACAAATCTCTTTAACCCTTTGTCAAGTTTGTGTGCAGAGAAGCCATGGTGCGTTCATGGGACGATTAGTAAACTTCTTCTCGGGAAGAGGAGAACCGCGAGCTTGAAGGCCACAATCCACCACTTGGgatgaagagagagagagagagagagagagagagagagaccatgGCGCATGGAGAGCGATGATTCCTTATCTGAAGAAGAAACATATGATGTAATATTTGAAGAtaaagaggaagaagaggaggagaccAACGTGAAATTGGGTGAGATTCCAATTGAGTCGGTAAATTTTATTAGCATCGGCGGTCCTCTCTGTTTTGTCAAGATTCAACCACTGTGGCTAGTTCCTGCATGGGTGGTGATTGTGTCCTAGACTAGGAGGTACTCACCTTGTCTCCTGACTAGGAGGGCCGGGTCGAGGACCCCTGTGGTGGTTAATTATTGGGCCTCTTCGGGTatataagtgcatctagtgccccttagtgattttggtgtattgaagacttataggttaagggactaatgcatttttgagtgtacacaggtctataagtctatgaggagtttgatattcacagagaaagtcgacccctaaaaatgaagttcttcgactgaagactttggattactgaagactttctgaagactttgaaagtgaagaaattggtgtgaccttcaagacttggtattcattcgaggaacatgaagcgtgaagacttttgttttcgtagtttcattttctctttcttgagtcataggaaacaccgtactgttaaagggggtcgaggaaatactaaggaaaaatttccatgtgatgctcaactcaaaatcctacacctaccaattccttcgagtgaagccattggaaatctcatacagttcagtcaatttcttcagtaaTAGAGACGtagttcttctggtcgctgaggaatttgttctgactgaggagttagcaattcgccagtgcgaattgcctacatagtgaggaacatgatagccctgaggaatttgagcctcaaatatccgaccgttgatgtgctacgcgccagcagtcccaaaatatctacccacctaacggtcatatcattgaagggcatttatgtcttatcatgtcgggctgctccctaggctataaatagccgccccctacaaccactagctggttggctgctccgagagaaactgacacttgtcatttgagagcatcccatcctccgaggactttgagcgaaaatcatcaagtgaggaaaacccaaacacctacaaacccaaagtgattgagcatcactgaagagattgatcttgcgtagatccgacgcttgttacctttgaagactgtgcatcttccagacagttaggcgtcatggtctagagcatccaagaggaaattgtggatcgccgagtgaccgagattgtgaaggtttggaagtcacctgaagacttaccacgagtgattgggcgaggtctgtgtgaccttagctcaaggagaatacggtgaggactgtgtgtccgggactgtgtgtcctcgggtttaaatacctagccgctccaaccagacgtacaactgtcacagcggttggaactggtctacaaaatcattgtcttcaccaagcctactggttctatttcctcaactctttcatttcctcataactgtgttgtgtgcttgttcatatctatttgaggactttgactgaagactttctcaatttcctcagttcaatttcttcagtctgattgtcttcatcctgttttatcctgtgtttacgctttctgtactctgtgcttgttttcatttcatcatgatgaccatgcttgtgttctgtatGTTTAcatttgagtacttattccgctgcaagtagttcttcacttaggaattttctcaccctgaaattcctcagtgaagaattcataaaaatcgcctattcaccccccctctagtcgatataacgcactttcaattggtatcagagcaaggtactcccttgttttgtgtgattttggtttaaccgcctggagttttagttatgtcgaccacaggaatgaagattgtgtcatgccccatctttgacgatcatgagtatcccaagtggaaggccatgacgaagaagcgcctcatggcaatgaacagcgagctgtggaccgtcactgagattggtcttaccgatctgtgctaGATGGcagaagctgatgacattcgcaagtacactcttctcaacctcacggcgaaggacgtcatctgctcctgtctgtctcaaaatcagttcaggaacatcatgcatctcgatcatgcaaagcttatctgggaccgtctctttgaggtctatgaaggtcatcaaacccgtcatgatccttggtttgaggacttcaaggaatctctcaaagcgatggcattcgaaccagaatcatcatcttctacaccatgccttatggcaaaaggtGCAAAGGTAACTGAATGTTATCTATCTGAATCCAGTGATGacgaatctggtgatgaatttggacccagctatgtcaaaattgcttcccttgccactaaacaacaaagagctttagaaaaagttcaatacatgctaaataagagcgatgatatgttgggtgaacaaatggatcagtcgaaagctttggctgaaagtcttcagagacttcagtctaagtttgacaccctttaaggtcatcataacactctcttgtctgatcaccagaagctttcttatgaatttcttcaaagaaagcaagatcttgaaaagctaagagtgagttatgaagatcttcaaaaggagcgcgattcattacttgctcaacaaatcagcgctactCAAGAaaaatttgttcctccatgtttgaagtgcattgaacatgaatctgctaattcttcacctgaatgttcaaatgtttctaatgctacaaattcttcacttGTCTCTGCTATCACTGATTCCTCACCtcaggacattgctagtatcattgatgatgcagggttgaaggaattgtacatgacaggcatgtacaaaagcctcaaagggtatcagactctttgtgatgtgcttaaaaagcagatcctcaacaggaaccctaggaaagagggtattgcctttgagaggaaactcaatgttgacggtacatattggaagcttgagcagtaccccaaaacctcatgggttgctgcaaagggacctccagtagatccatctactttatctggctttacatgtgattctcctcattctgctgatgagtcatttgactccaactataaactgttcaaaaatcagaatggtgaagtatttgctagatatgttggcactaactgcaggaacggttcccctatgaagaaaatctgggttcccaaaagatgccttgaaagtcttcaggtgaatgtcctcatgacaccacctgtgaagaataggaaccccagatcaaattcttcatatggaccaaattcttcatacggatccaagtcctcatatggaccaaattcctcacgtggatcaagttcctcaaatggatcaaagtcctcatatgaatatcatcgtgctaacacctctgtttcacagggaagagctaagggctatgaatatgagcattattcttctaatcattatgttcataagtcctcggagaatttctctgcttattcatatgcttaccctaactcctcttatgtgaaacaaagtggacatgattctatgccacctttctcgtatggagctcgcagagtgatgaactctttgccaccccttcagatgtgggtggtaaagaaaaagaactaatctcttatgcagggtcaggtctccaaaCGTGCTAAAACGTCTGAaaaatttgctggagacctgaaattgcgtgaaaggacgcaggctaatcatgaagaaatgaactttcagttctcacgtcctcatactgctttatctgttctattgcttgatgaaattgatctgatgaaattgatgtcatattcttcactgatgaagtatatgagttcgtaagttgcactaattcatctacaggatgatcaacccaaggccaatgagtgggtcctcgatagtggatgtacaaatcacatgactggtgacaagaatctattgatggatgttcccttatctccatcgcatctgaagcatatcatcttcgctgacaaaggcaaaactcaggtattgggtctaggtaaggctgcgatctcaaaggatcgacacatggacaaggtcatgcttgtcgagtccttaggatacaacctcatgtctgtctcaatgctttgtgatcttgatatggttgttgtctttggcaagtatcgttgtgttgtgatcatggaagctgaccattccaaagtcttcgaaggctttaggagaggagacttgtatattgttgatttctctacggGACCTCAACTAGCtgtatgtctacttgcaaaagcttcagaaggctggctatggcatcgacgacttggtcatgcaggcatggggaatttgcacacgcttgcgaagaagaagcatgtcattggcattgagaatgtcaaattcctcaaggatcacttatgcggagcctgtgaagctggaaagatgaccaaggccaaacatccagcgaagactatcatgactactactcgaccatttgaattgcttcacatggatctctttggttcTAATCATTATTCAgcagttacaaatgatgcatctctatatggctttgttattgttgatgattactctcgatacacatgggtacatattgtcacttacaaacatgaggtgcaggaagtcttcaaacgattttcctcgagggcttcaaccaactttggtgtgaagatcaagcacatcagaagtggtaatggaactgagttcaagaattctggtcttgatgactatcttgatgaacttggtattactcatgagttatccgctccttatactcctcagcaaaatggcgtcgtggagcgt
The Aegilops tauschii subsp. strangulata cultivar AL8/78 chromosome 3, Aet v6.0, whole genome shotgun sequence genome window above contains:
- the LOC109752920 gene encoding uncharacterized protein; protein product: MGRGKFKGKPTGRRNFSTPEEIASGTSGRPRSFKKNVAEAEEEEEEVEESEEEESEDDGEEKKHKGTEGVIQIENPNLVKAKNIKAKEADLGKTTELSRREREEIEKQKSHERYMKLQEQGKTEQAKKDLERLALIRQQRADAAKKREEEKAAKEQRKTEARK